One region of Termitidicoccus mucosus genomic DNA includes:
- a CDS encoding sodium:solute symporter — protein MTTLDWIIIGAYFCLIAGIVWRSSLKQKTTADYFLAGRHIGWFVVGCSLFASNIGSEHIVGLAGSGASNGMAQAHWELHAWIMILFAWVFVPFYYRAGVFTMPEFLERRFNTKTRWVLSVVSLIAYVFTKVAVTVYAGALVFQTLLPDTFGSPENAFWVGAFVTVVLTGIYTVLGGLRAVVYTEVAQTFVLLLGSFIISWIGLRALGGWGELVNTIRPHADTFALWRPNTDPNFPWLGVMIASPVIGIWYWCTDQYIVQRALAAKSLRDARRGAIWGGFLKLWPVFIFLIPGMIGYALHQKGMIHIPLKPGGSGELLGDAVFATMVQSLLPVGIRGLVVAGLLSALMSSLASLFNSCATLFTVDIYNKLFPGADETRQVRVGRFATVVVVICGIIWIPIMKKISEGNTGLYDYLQNVQSFLAPPITAVFLLGLFFRRINAHGAFGGLVVGFVLGMIKLTLQTLAKSGVLGDSGALFAIGNYNGYYFSGLLFLFSIAFVIVVSLLSPPPSAGQIAGLTYGSRTPEQIAENRASWNYVDVCASLGVLAIVLGVYVYFTCWLS, from the coding sequence ATGACCACACTCGACTGGATTATTATCGGCGCCTATTTCTGCCTCATCGCGGGCATTGTCTGGCGCTCATCCCTCAAGCAGAAAACAACCGCGGATTACTTCCTTGCGGGGCGCCACATCGGCTGGTTTGTCGTCGGTTGTTCGCTCTTCGCCTCCAACATCGGCTCCGAGCATATTGTCGGCCTTGCCGGCTCGGGGGCCAGCAACGGCATGGCGCAGGCGCACTGGGAGCTCCACGCGTGGATTATGATTCTTTTCGCATGGGTGTTTGTGCCTTTCTATTACCGCGCCGGCGTGTTCACCATGCCTGAGTTTCTTGAGCGCCGCTTTAATACAAAAACACGCTGGGTGCTCTCCGTGGTCAGCCTTATTGCCTATGTGTTCACCAAAGTGGCAGTCACGGTCTATGCCGGCGCCCTCGTCTTCCAGACGCTCCTGCCCGACACCTTCGGTTCGCCTGAAAACGCTTTTTGGGTCGGCGCATTTGTGACCGTTGTGCTCACCGGCATCTACACCGTGCTCGGCGGACTGCGCGCGGTTGTATATACGGAGGTTGCCCAAACGTTTGTTTTGCTTCTCGGCTCGTTCATTATTTCATGGATCGGACTGCGCGCGCTGGGAGGATGGGGCGAACTGGTGAATACCATCAGGCCGCACGCCGATACTTTCGCCCTTTGGCGCCCCAACACCGACCCGAATTTTCCCTGGCTCGGCGTCATGATAGCGTCGCCCGTCATCGGCATCTGGTACTGGTGCACCGATCAGTATATCGTGCAGCGCGCCCTCGCCGCCAAGAGCCTGCGTGACGCCCGCCGCGGCGCGATCTGGGGTGGTTTTCTGAAACTCTGGCCTGTTTTTATCTTCCTTATTCCAGGCATGATCGGCTACGCCCTCCATCAAAAGGGTATGATCCACATCCCGCTCAAGCCCGGCGGCTCGGGAGAGTTGCTGGGTGACGCGGTCTTCGCGACGATGGTGCAGTCGCTCCTGCCGGTTGGCATTCGCGGATTGGTGGTCGCAGGACTCTTGTCGGCGCTCATGTCATCACTGGCCTCGCTCTTCAATTCATGCGCCACCCTGTTCACCGTGGATATTTATAACAAGCTGTTTCCGGGAGCAGACGAGACCAGGCAGGTGCGGGTGGGCCGCTTTGCCACCGTGGTGGTGGTCATCTGCGGCATCATCTGGATTCCGATCATGAAGAAAATTTCCGAGGGCAATACCGGCCTCTATGATTATCTGCAAAATGTGCAGAGCTTCCTCGCGCCCCCAATCACAGCCGTGTTCCTGCTTGGCCTCTTTTTCAGGCGCATCAATGCGCACGGCGCTTTCGGCGGTCTCGTTGTCGGCTTCGTCCTCGGCATGATTAAACTCACCCTGCAAACACTGGCAAAAAGCGGCGTCCTTGGCGACAGCGGCGCGCTTTTCGCAATCGGCAATTACAACGGCTATTATTTCTCCGGCCTGCTGTTCTTGTTTAGCATCGCGTTTGTCATCGTGGTCTCGCTGCTCAGCCCGCCCCCGTCCGCCGGGCAAATCGCAGGACTCACCTACGGCTCGCGCACGCCCGAGCAAATTGCGGAAAATCGCGCCAGCTGGAATTATGTCGATGTCTGCGCCTCTCTCGGGGTCCTGGCCATCGTCCTGGGCGTCTATGTCTATTTCACCTGCTGGTTGTCGTAG
- a CDS encoding RHS repeat-associated core domain-containing protein, whose amino-acid sequence MLFDIYDIVKPEYPRAGYFIRDRRKMKSESSAVGIHMGGAGDIGGLLAIEDVRPAHAGVYHPAYDGNGNLMALTKAGTGEMAAAYEYDPFGNQLRASGSYSRENPIRFSGKYHDNETGLTYSGFRYYSASLGRFINCDPLGERGAWALYKDLKHGVDDPFAGASGVKGTSWQTEWEQAQDRLLTNTSLPHTTQTVSFGGKRNGSLPGASERNQKSYSANATGHYAQGGAPGKGPGSPGMAGGGQGSGNSGVNLYAYAKNNPINSYDALGLEDKQDEERKREEAAQKAESERNAGADPTPADAGVKNAGTEDDNNSNQTQPDSSEYAADTRSIMPNNKGLSIKSIGKPEFFNKERGEYRWMVSFRVPKKSTGILMQKITIKTSIADMSRGYINKTITYWEGWSVSGGKVSPQINGVNDVYYEPGYSPNSIGTQSTTGVLQFYPDTTFSDFPELQLGAVRNAGSLLYSSSTEPSHWTETGGMSHNAVLTLNGRKKPTIKTTP is encoded by the coding sequence TTGCTTTTTGATATTTATGACATAGTAAAACCGGAATACCCTAGGGCGGGATATTTTATAAGGGACAGACGAAAAATGAAAAGTGAATCAAGCGCCGTAGGAATTCATATGGGTGGCGCGGGCGACATTGGCGGGTTGCTCGCCATTGAGGATGTGCGCCCGGCGCACGCGGGGGTGTATCATCCCGCCTACGACGGCAACGGCAACCTCATGGCGCTGACGAAGGCAGGCACCGGCGAAATGGCCGCCGCGTATGAGTATGACCCGTTCGGGAACCAGCTGCGGGCGAGCGGCAGTTATTCGAGGGAGAACCCGATTCGGTTCAGCGGCAAGTATCATGACAATGAAACGGGTCTGACCTACTCGGGGTTCAGATACTATAGTGCTTCGCTCGGAAGGTTTATCAACTGTGATCCGCTGGGGGAACGTGGCGCTTGGGCGTTATATAAAGACCTGAAACACGGGGTCGACGACCCGTTTGCGGGAGCCAGCGGAGTTAAGGGCACCAGCTGGCAAACCGAATGGGAGCAGGCGCAGGACAGATTATTGACGAACACGTCGCTGCCGCACACCACGCAGACGGTCTCGTTTGGCGGGAAACGAAACGGCAGCCTGCCCGGGGCGTCGGAGCGGAATCAGAAATCCTACAGCGCCAATGCCACCGGGCATTATGCACAGGGCGGGGCGCCCGGGAAAGGGCCGGGGAGTCCCGGCATGGCGGGCGGGGGCCAGGGGAGTGGCAACAGCGGAGTAAACCTGTATGCCTATGCGAAGAACAACCCGATCAATTCCTACGATGCGCTCGGGCTGGAGGACAAGCAGGATGAGGAACGCAAGCGTGAGGAGGCGGCCCAAAAGGCCGAGAGTGAAAGAAATGCCGGCGCCGATCCCACCCCGGCCGATGCCGGTGTCAAGAATGCCGGCACAGAGGATGATAATAATAGTAATCAAACACAGCCTGATTCGTCTGAGTATGCTGCTGATACCAGAAGCATAATGCCAAATAATAAAGGACTGTCGATAAAATCCATTGGGAAGCCTGAGTTTTTCAACAAAGAGAGAGGTGAGTACCGTTGGATGGTTTCTTTTCGTGTGCCGAAAAAGTCCACCGGAATATTAATGCAGAAGATTACAATTAAGACAAGCATAGCTGATATGTCGAGAGGATATATCAATAAAACAATTACATATTGGGAGGGGTGGTCTGTTTCTGGCGGTAAAGTATCTCCTCAGATAAATGGAGTGAATGATGTATATTATGAGCCAGGTTATTCACCAAATAGCATAGGAACACAATCTACAACAGGTGTGTTGCAGTTTTATCCGGATACAACTTTCTCGGATTTTCCTGAATTGCAATTAGGTGCTGTCAGAAATGCTGGTAGTCTGCTTTATTCAAGTTCTACGGAACCAAGTCACTGGACTGAGACAGGGGGCATGTCTCATAATGCAGTACTCACACTAAATGGTAGAAAAAAACCAACAATAAAAACCACCCCGTAA
- a CDS encoding RHS repeat-associated core domain-containing protein has protein sequence MPKKPPLYVPKAILTHCSCAAFAIVLFFTAGRIDAQFVSETGDYIAYRETSLNDASKAKLSYYIEGRTTGPGSVWAVETTVFRSPGPNFGSSNDRYDPSRLKEVEVGLGGGIGTASEAGQWVNVAQFHAPNENATAGKIYASGRMLNYRFDQYRLHYLVPDGFEIFWRPAGTEEPFQPGSVLESALARRSAFEYVIANANERGALPGKITPSISGDDEMRIALGFLANGKSAGYLDFQYDMANATPSYEAVGDRLGRSLTLSDLSAVSLDPSVEVVYQNKPERVINSNQVFIPMVRGVRQVVTPQAIVDIRIEGGCLLIEFHSPSNATGRIAQEASVFTSGTVTYQSGKGPYALTGQPFVKYMVRHTRGQGETLLYPWYFNPENLNYTVVNTLEVQRDEDGARTTAITNKVSYGKYIPARGEYPGYVVKEEAAPNLTTIAVNGFGRASHVTSFSPQSSASAYANFPSLDYPTNERRISRSPFVSHTESTFAESAYEPYGISGMRKYKPVYPNTRDMQKLESDNVINPANLLGSQRLSSIEDGGAITQFDYYELSLADPKFYTHGGQMKWRKNHDGGWSMFDYASEVESLGRVTKTVSPWLDTAMPEVPPAGTSAAGMQIDTITYTGDWEGVKRLPASAIKTADGRTVGMTTYSYSAATANGAPIWITSKAAYTDSDKSLVSTTKIYKGLNCPLWLYGLPYSSETPEGAKETVAYHQGDTDPNGQFSKNPNGRGFRSVVLKGISASASSGELLAGYDGTTIDDIRMIPNVSTAEVTIRNERAVTVRTETILYTGNNNWALIDAANMSYDVACNLVRRDKLNGTWYTAVYSGGRKQSETDEQGITTTFSYDAQGRVASTTRLAKGELPELTTSYSYDCQNRVLSTVIHGPSAAENLVTSKTYDASGRVLTETTQGLTTSYSYAVEDGILTKTTITFPGGATRIMENYRDGRARSITGTAAPAEYYTYAIEDNGFITTTKYTGPSGPASPRWVKTTTDWLGRTVSQSWPAADGSGSAVDTIQTYDSKGQLVNTKTGNLVPHLYAYDDNAVMIRHALLEYYDGIDIFEYQGSSTMQGLVYEYRFENDAWWNYSESRDYSSWFNGENEGLLRTKTWTRVTGFTAVVPPSGISGMCVGESFTEDIHGNRATTQTFLDRATGRTATIMRAPFTTRPALTISIAGQVISQTDAAGVAVSYNYDTLGRPVKTIDRTTGDHTGNNVAYYPGTARIHQMVDNRGVTQHTYIYDNSGRLIEDRTPRVDSATGSVSGQNVAHYAYDIRGQLLRVWGDLPYPARFEYDNYGQRIAQYTFRAATNDAATGGDRTSFAYDPATGVMLSKTDAKNKSVTYTYNSLGQVASRTWARGVTTFYSYDDYFGSALSSVGYDDGTPGFSISRDALGRISSVWEHHFERYFSYRDDSDSKPDMELYSLLYFFNIKNKYEDATGRFCGIEVRIGWDGNADHAITYAYDPANARLSSISSDAGTFAYDYLPDSNLISSVTSANSVVNRSYEDNRNLLASLRTKTGADVLVAAYAYTHDALGRRTAVAQSGRLYAPYLAGNQTMQTAYGYNDRNELTSAQTTVAGAPVPGRTHGYAFDAIGNRTTETIDGAGHDYTANELNQYTQRQTPSWLPVGGMASHSDGVQVAVNGAQLPDTAWVNNFFHKAEPKTDAAAHLQSTTITATAPSGETATDTRHTLARPTAEAFTYDADGNLTGDGLWRYAYDGENRLRWMRSLIPDENGLKISVGFSYDYMGRRMTKEVYTYTGTPEAPAGRICTKRSVFVYQGWTLLAEYSNTTPVIIPDADPREYGGSWDDPYFYDRYYAAQSDGFSLERRYTWGPDLSGTMGGAGDIGGLLAIEDVRPAHAGVYHPAYDGNGNLMALTRADTGEMAAAYEYDPFGNQLRASGSYARENPIRFSGKYHDHETGLTYSGFRYYSASLGRFINCDPLGERGAWALYKDLKHGVDDPFAGASGVKGTSWQTEWEQAQDRLLANTSLPHTTQTVSFGGKRNSGLPGAAERNQKSYSANATGHYAQGGAPGKGPGSPGMAGGGQGSGNSGVNLYAYAKNNPINSYDALGLEDKQDEERKREEAAQKAENERNASVGPAAADDGIKNVGAEDVSISGDTTIGADKSKVDRNISSTYPFFQEKRGSCTVANVRNIIYAFTGSAPSESELRKAMAKAVVKNESAFDTDGLKVPDAIRAIEAVLPQYGLNAIYYKSPDDIGSHVRNGGPFLVFANLGNDEGHALTTWYDRVSQTTTTIQTVRSNDRQTTAGLEYLSTQDYYQKWNPIGSVLVFPKPTQ, from the coding sequence ATGCCTAAAAAGCCCCCATTGTATGTTCCCAAAGCCATCCTGACACACTGCTCCTGTGCGGCCTTCGCAATCGTCTTATTTTTTACGGCAGGTCGGATCGACGCGCAGTTTGTTTCGGAGACAGGGGATTATATAGCTTACAGGGAAACATCCTTGAACGACGCGAGCAAGGCAAAGTTGAGTTATTATATTGAGGGCAGGACAACGGGGCCGGGATCCGTGTGGGCGGTGGAAACAACAGTTTTCCGGTCGCCGGGACCTAACTTCGGCTCCTCCAATGATAGATATGACCCCTCCAGGCTTAAAGAAGTGGAAGTCGGCTTGGGGGGAGGGATCGGCACGGCCAGTGAGGCCGGGCAATGGGTAAACGTCGCGCAGTTCCATGCTCCCAATGAAAACGCCACCGCGGGTAAAATATATGCATCGGGACGTATGCTTAACTACAGGTTCGACCAGTACCGGCTCCATTATCTTGTGCCAGACGGTTTCGAAATATTCTGGCGTCCGGCAGGAACCGAAGAGCCGTTTCAGCCCGGCTCGGTGCTCGAGAGTGCGTTGGCGCGAAGGAGCGCATTCGAATATGTCATTGCCAATGCGAATGAGCGCGGCGCGTTGCCGGGGAAAATAACCCCAAGTATTAGCGGCGATGATGAAATGAGAATAGCTCTTGGTTTTTTGGCGAACGGGAAATCGGCGGGTTATTTGGATTTTCAGTATGATATGGCAAATGCAACGCCTTCCTATGAGGCTGTGGGAGATCGACTGGGACGCAGTCTCACCCTGTCCGATCTGAGCGCGGTCAGCTTGGACCCGAGTGTGGAGGTTGTGTACCAAAATAAGCCTGAGCGGGTTATAAATTCAAATCAGGTGTTCATACCGATGGTGAGAGGGGTGAGGCAGGTTGTCACACCACAGGCCATTGTGGATATCAGGATAGAGGGTGGCTGCTTGCTGATAGAATTTCATAGCCCCTCCAATGCCACGGGGCGCATTGCCCAGGAAGCAAGTGTGTTCACATCAGGAACGGTAACCTATCAAAGCGGGAAAGGCCCCTATGCGCTTACCGGCCAGCCTTTTGTGAAATACATGGTCAGGCACACCCGCGGACAAGGAGAGACTTTATTGTATCCATGGTATTTTAACCCTGAAAATTTAAATTACACAGTTGTAAACACCCTTGAAGTGCAACGGGATGAAGATGGCGCCCGGACCACCGCAATTACGAATAAAGTATCGTATGGCAAATATATTCCTGCGAGAGGGGAGTATCCCGGTTATGTTGTCAAAGAGGAGGCAGCTCCCAATCTGACGACTATCGCAGTAAACGGGTTTGGGCGTGCATCTCACGTCACCAGTTTTTCACCTCAATCCTCCGCATCGGCATATGCCAATTTTCCATCCCTTGACTACCCAACAAATGAGCGGAGGATAAGCCGCAGCCCCTTTGTAAGTCATACCGAAAGTACTTTTGCGGAAAGCGCGTACGAACCTTATGGCATAAGCGGCATGCGAAAATACAAGCCTGTCTATCCCAATACAAGGGACATGCAAAAACTGGAGAGCGACAATGTTATCAATCCTGCAAACCTGCTTGGCTCCCAAAGGCTTTCGTCCATCGAGGATGGCGGGGCCATCACGCAATTTGATTATTATGAATTAAGTCTTGCGGATCCGAAATTCTATACACACGGCGGTCAAATGAAATGGCGCAAAAACCACGACGGCGGGTGGAGCATGTTTGATTACGCGAGCGAAGTGGAGAGTCTTGGTCGTGTGACAAAAACAGTATCTCCATGGCTCGATACCGCCATGCCCGAAGTGCCGCCGGCAGGAACGTCTGCGGCGGGAATGCAAATCGACACCATCACCTACACCGGGGATTGGGAGGGCGTGAAACGCCTGCCGGCGTCCGCAATCAAGACCGCCGACGGGCGCACCGTCGGGATGACCACGTATTCCTACAGCGCGGCAACGGCAAACGGCGCCCCCATTTGGATAACCAGCAAGGCGGCATACACGGACTCCGACAAATCGCTGGTATCCACGACCAAAATCTACAAGGGCCTCAATTGCCCCCTGTGGCTGTATGGACTCCCGTATTCATCCGAGACGCCGGAAGGCGCCAAGGAAACGGTTGCTTATCATCAGGGTGACACAGACCCCAATGGTCAATTTTCGAAAAATCCCAATGGCAGGGGCTTCCGCTCCGTGGTGCTCAAGGGCATATCGGCCTCCGCGTCCTCCGGTGAGCTCCTGGCGGGTTACGACGGCACCACCATCGACGACATCCGCATGATCCCGAATGTTTCCACCGCCGAGGTCACCATCCGCAACGAGCGCGCGGTGACGGTTCGCACGGAGACCATTCTTTATACGGGAAACAATAACTGGGCCCTCATCGACGCCGCGAACATGAGCTATGATGTCGCCTGCAACCTGGTCCGCCGCGACAAACTCAACGGCACCTGGTATACGGCCGTTTATTCGGGGGGACGCAAACAGTCCGAGACTGACGAGCAGGGCATCACCACCACTTTTTCCTATGATGCCCAGGGCCGGGTCGCTTCCACCACACGGCTTGCCAAGGGCGAGCTTCCCGAGCTCACGACCTCCTATTCCTATGATTGCCAGAACCGTGTTTTATCGACCGTCATCCACGGCCCTTCCGCGGCCGAAAATCTAGTGACATCGAAAACCTACGATGCCTCCGGACGCGTGCTGACCGAGACAACGCAAGGCCTCACCACCTCCTACAGCTATGCGGTGGAAGACGGCATTCTCACCAAGACCACCATCACATTCCCCGGTGGCGCGACGCGCATTATGGAGAATTACCGCGACGGGCGCGCCAGGTCCATTACCGGCACCGCCGCCCCGGCGGAATATTATACCTACGCAATCGAGGACAACGGCTTCATCACCACGACAAAATACACCGGCCCGTCCGGCCCGGCCAGTCCGCGCTGGGTGAAAACCACCACCGACTGGCTCGGCCGCACCGTCTCGCAAAGCTGGCCCGCAGCCGACGGCTCGGGAAGCGCCGTGGACACGATACAAACATATGACAGCAAAGGTCAGTTGGTTAATACCAAAACCGGGAACCTTGTACCCCATCTCTATGCGTATGATGATAATGCAGTGATGATCAGGCATGCTTTGCTTGAGTATTACGACGGGATTGACATTTTTGAATATCAAGGCAGCTCCACTATGCAGGGCTTGGTATATGAATACCGTTTTGAAAACGACGCATGGTGGAATTACTCCGAAAGTCGCGATTACTCCTCTTGGTTTAATGGGGAAAATGAAGGGCTCCTCCGCACTAAAACTTGGACACGGGTCACCGGTTTTACTGCCGTTGTGCCGCCTTCCGGAATTTCTGGTATGTGCGTCGGCGAGTCTTTCACTGAGGATATCCATGGCAATCGTGCCACCACCCAAACATTTCTCGACCGCGCCACAGGCAGAACCGCCACGATCATGCGCGCGCCCTTCACCACGCGACCCGCCCTCACAATATCCATCGCCGGGCAGGTAATATCGCAGACCGATGCCGCTGGTGTAGCCGTTTCATATAACTACGATACACTCGGACGCCCCGTTAAGACGATAGATCGCACCACGGGTGATCATACTGGAAACAATGTCGCCTACTATCCCGGGACGGCCCGCATCCATCAAATGGTCGATAATCGTGGAGTCACCCAGCACACATACATTTATGACAATTCCGGGCGTTTGATTGAGGACAGGACGCCGCGCGTAGATTCGGCCACTGGCTCGGTGTCCGGCCAAAACGTCGCACACTACGCCTATGATATTCGGGGGCAACTCCTGCGCGTGTGGGGAGACCTGCCATATCCTGCCCGTTTTGAATATGACAACTATGGCCAGCGCATCGCTCAATACACATTTCGAGCCGCGACGAACGACGCGGCCACCGGCGGTGACAGAACGTCTTTTGCTTATGACCCGGCCACGGGCGTTATGCTTTCCAAGACGGATGCCAAAAACAAGAGCGTTACCTACACCTATAATTCTCTCGGCCAGGTCGCCAGCCGCACTTGGGCGCGAGGTGTCACTACCTTTTATTCTTATGACGACTATTTTGGAAGTGCGCTTTCCTCTGTCGGCTATGATGATGGCACTCCTGGGTTTTCAATTTCCCGCGATGCACTCGGTCGAATAAGTTCTGTGTGGGAGCATCATTTTGAAAGATATTTCTCTTATCGCGATGACTCCGACTCCAAACCTGATATGGAACTCTACAGTTTATTGTACTTTTTTAACATTAAAAACAAATATGAGGATGCGACCGGGCGTTTTTGCGGCATTGAAGTGCGCATCGGATGGGACGGAAACGCGGACCACGCGATCACCTATGCTTATGATCCCGCAAACGCGCGCCTCTCATCCATCTCAAGCGATGCAGGAACGTTCGCCTACGATTATCTGCCGGACTCGAATCTTATCTCCTCCGTGACCTCGGCAAACTCCGTGGTGAACCGTTCCTACGAAGACAACCGCAACCTGCTCGCCTCCCTGCGGACGAAGACCGGGGCCGATGTCCTTGTCGCCGCCTACGCCTACACGCACGACGCGCTCGGGCGCCGCACCGCCGTCGCGCAAAGCGGCCGGCTTTACGCGCCATATCTTGCCGGTAATCAGACAATGCAGACCGCCTACGGTTACAACGACCGCAACGAACTGACTTCCGCGCAGACCACCGTTGCCGGCGCGCCGGTTCCCGGGCGCACGCACGGCTATGCGTTTGACGCCATCGGCAACCGCACCACCGAAACGATCGACGGCGCGGGCCACGACTATACGGCCAACGAGCTTAACCAATACACCCAGCGGCAAACCCCGTCATGGCTGCCCGTTGGCGGGATGGCCAGCCATTCCGATGGCGTGCAAGTCGCGGTCAACGGCGCCCAGCTTCCCGACACCGCATGGGTGAACAATTTTTTCCACAAGGCCGAGCCGAAAACCGACGCCGCCGCGCACCTGCAAAGCACCACGATAACCGCCACGGCGCCCAGTGGCGAAACGGCCACCGACACGCGGCACACCCTCGCGCGCCCGACGGCGGAGGCATTCACCTACGATGCCGACGGGAACCTGACCGGTGACGGCCTGTGGCGCTACGCCTACGACGGGGAAAACCGCCTGCGCTGGATGCGGAGCTTGATTCCCGATGAAAATGGGCTCAAGATTTCCGTGGGATTTTCCTACGATTATATGGGCAGGCGAATGACTAAGGAAGTTTACACCTACACCGGGACCCCGGAGGCGCCGGCGGGCAGAATATGCACGAAGCGCAGCGTCTTTGTTTACCAAGGCTGGACACTGCTGGCTGAATATTCGAATACCACACCGGTGATCATACCGGATGCCGATCCAAGGGAATACGGCGGCAGCTGGGATGATCCCTATTTCTATGACCGTTATTATGCTGCGCAATCTGACGGATTTTCGCTTGAGCGCCGCTACACCTGGGGGCCCGACCTGTCCGGGACGATGGGCGGCGCGGGCGACATTGGCGGGTTGCTCGCCATCGAGGATGTGCGCCCGGCGCACGCGGGGGTGTATCATCCCGCCTACGACGGCAACGGCAACCTCATGGCGCTGACGAGGGCGGACACGGGTGAAATGGCCGCCGCGTATGAATATGATCCCTTCGGAAATCAACTGCGGGCGAGCGGCAGTTATGCAAGGGAGAACCCGATTCGGTTCAGCGGCAAGTATCATGACCATGAAACGGGGCTGACCTACTCGGGGTTCAGATACTATAGTGCTTCGCTCGGAAGGTTTATCAACTGTGATCCGCTGGGGGAACGTGGCGCTTGGGCGTTATATAAAGACCTGAAACACGGGGTCGACGACCCGTTTGCGGGAGCCAGCGGAGTTAAGGGCACCAGCTGGCAAACCGAATGGGAGCAGGCGCAGGACAGATTATTGGCCAACACGTCGCTGCCGCACACCACGCAGACGGTCTCGTTTGGCGGAAAACGAAACAGCGGCCTGCCCGGGGCGGCGGAGCGGAATCAGAAATCCTACAGCGCCAATGCCACCGGGCATTATGCGCAGGGCGGGGCGCCCGGGAAAGGGCCGGGGAGTCCCGGCATGGCGGGCGGGGGCCAGGGGAGTGGCAACAGCGGAGTAAACCTGTATGCCTATGCGAAGAACAACCCGATCAATTCCTACGACGCGCTCGGGCTGGAGGACAAGCAGGACGAGGAACGCAAGCGTGAGGAGGCGGCCCAAAAGGCCGAGAATGAAAGAAATGCCAGCGTCGGGCCCGCAGCAGCCGATGACGGTATCAAAAATGTCGGCGCGGAAGATGTCTCAATCAGTGGAGACACAACAATAGGAGCAGACAAAAGCAAAGTAGATAGAAACATTTCGAGCACATATCCTTTCTTTCAAGAAAAGCGCGGCTCATGCACCGTCGCAAATGTGAGAAATATAATATATGCGTTCACTGGGAGTGCACCATCAGAAAGCGAACTGCGTAAAGCGATGGCCAAAGCTGTCGTGAAAAATGAGTCCGCGTTCGATACTGATGGGCTTAAAGTTCCGGATGCAATACGAGCTATTGAGGCTGTTCTACCTCAATACGGACTAAATGCGATATACTATAAATCGCCAGATGATATAGGATCTCACGTAAGAAACGGAGGGCCATTTTTGGTGTTTGCAAATTTGGGCAATGACGAAGGCCATGCATTAACTACGTGGTATGACCGCGTATCTCAAACAACGACAACAATACAAACCGTTCGATCAAATGACCGGCAAACTACGGCGGGTTTAGAATATCTAAGTACGCAGGATTATTATCAAAAATGGAACCCCATCGGGTCAGTCCTAGTATTCCCGAAACCAACACAATGA